One part of the Arabidopsis thaliana chromosome 4, partial sequence genome encodes these proteins:
- a CDS encoding SWIB complex BAF60b domain-containing protein (SWIB complex BAF60b domain-containing protein; CONTAINS InterPro DOMAIN/s: SWIB/MDM2 domain (InterPro:IPR003121), SWIB domain (InterPro:IPR019835), DEK, C-terminal (InterPro:IPR014876); BEST Arabidopsis thaliana protein match is: SWIB complex BAF60b domain-containing protein (TAIR:AT3G19080.1); Has 30201 Blast hits to 17322 proteins in 780 species: Archae - 12; Bacteria - 1396; Metazoa - 17338; Fungi - 3422; Plants - 5037; Viruses - 0; Other Eukaryotes - 2996 (source: NCBI BLink).) gives MVSDQDLAKGVETLLRQSDPSSLTSLSSIVQQLEAKLGLDLTEKTTFIRDQINILLRAHQNPSASVASASSVQQSHPPPPPSSHQQQNLHSGVNVPPMAKGHFTLSHPSQFSVSSQSQQYPSHFALQPPYHSYDLNFRQPYPVYMPPQQHQHQQQSPRQQQSSVMLSHGGNASLSVNQAPKESAPAGTKRKGGPGGLNKVCRVSPELEVVVGEPALPRTEIVRQLWAYIRKNNLQDPSNKRKIICDDALRVVFETDCTDMFKMNKLLAKHILPLDPSKDSGQAKKAKTEVETKTETTEPISSTAISSTVTLSEPLGKFFGTGETEMADEEIIRRVWEYIKLNNLEDPVNPMAIQCDEKLRDLLGCESISAVGINEMLRRHMYKQS, from the exons ATGGTGTCGGACCAGGATCTAGCGAAAGGAGTCGAGACTTTGCTTCGACAATCCGACCCTAGCTCTCTCACATCGTTAAGCAGTATTGTTCAGCAGCTTGAAGCTAAGTTAGGGTTAGACCTCACGGAGAAGACGACTTTCATCAGAGATCAGATCAATATCCTCCTCCGTGCTCACCAAAACCCTTCTGCCTCCGTCGCCTCCGCTTCATCCGTACAACAATCTCaccctcctcctccgccgtctTCTCACCAGCAGCAGAATTTGCATTCCGGCGTCAATGTTCCTCCGATGGCGAAAGGGCATTTCACACTTAGCCATCCTTCGcaattctctgtttcttctcaaTCACAACAATATCCTTCACATTTCGCTCTTCAGCCTCCTTATCACTCTTATGACCTAAATTTCCGGCAGCCTTATCCGGTTTACATGCCGCCGCAACAGCACCAGCATCAGCAGCAGTCTCCGCGACAACAACAATCCTCTGTGATGCTCTCACATGGCGGGAATGCTTCTCTATCTGTTAATCAAGCCCCAAAAGAAAG TGCTCCGGCTGGAACTAAAAGAAAGGGTGGTCCTGGAGGACTAAACAAAGTCTGTAGGGTTTCTCCAGAACTTGAAGTAGTTGTTGGTGAACCTGCTCTTCCTAGAACTGAG attgtGAGGCAATTGTGGGCTTATATAAGGAAGAATAACCTTCAAGACCCGAGTAACAAGCGGAAGATCATCTGTGATGATGCGTTGCGTGTGGTTTTTGAGACTGATTGCACTGACATGTTCAAGATGAATAAGTTGCTTGCTAAGCATATTCTCCCGCTTGATCCATCAA AGGACTCTGGTCAAgcaaaaaaggcaaaaactgAGGTGGAGACTAAGACTGAGACCACCGAGCCTATTAGTTCAACTGCTATTAGTTCAACTGTTACATTATCTGAGCCACTTGGTAAGTTCTTTGGCACTGGTGAGACGGAGATGGCAGACGAAGAGATTATTCGCCGTGTTTGGGAATACATAAAACTCAACAATTTAGAG GACCCAGTAAATCCAATGGCTATTCAGTGTGATGAAAAGCTCCGAGATCTTCTTGGATGTGAAAGCATTTCAGCTGTGGGGATAAATGAGATGCTGAGGCGCCATATGTACAAGCAGTCGTGA
- a CDS encoding uncharacterized protein (unknown protein; Has 12 Blast hits to 12 proteins in 6 species: Archae - 0; Bacteria - 0; Metazoa - 0; Fungi - 0; Plants - 12; Viruses - 0; Other Eukaryotes - 0 (source: NCBI BLink).), translating to MVLYMQQVMAFFYWLIMKLGKDIKIIVKPTFKDGMTVGVQWQLECDKSHIQLGKGFSFHICHMYQGKLLIKNVEMFMEPIFHIEHLRLRTMAFAVSIAEKIVTFLRQAENTRRQAMALLLLVLLLLAAAAFYVTRLRF from the exons ATGGTTTTATACATGCAGCAAGTTATGGCTTTCTTCTACTGGTTGATCATGAAGCTGGGAAAGGATATCAAGATTATTGTTAAACCAACGTTCAAAGATGGCATGACCGTTGGAGTTCAATGGCAACTCG AATGTGACAAGTCACACATCCAATTGGGGAAGGGATTCAGTTTCCACATTTGCCATATGTACCAGGGAAAGCTATTGATAAA GAATGTGGAGATGTTCATGGAACCAATTTTCCACATAGAGCACCTAAGACTA AGAACTATGGCGTTTGCAGTGAGTATTGCTGAGAAGATAGTCACTTTCTTGAGACAAGCAGAAAACACAAGGAGACAAGCAATGGCACTCCTGCTACTTGTTCTTCTGCTGCTTGCTGCAGCCGCTTTCTACGTCACACGTCTGAGATTCTGA
- a CDS encoding Ribosomal protein L7Ae/L30e/S12e/Gadd45 family protein (Ribosomal protein L7Ae/L30e/S12e/Gadd45 family protein; FUNCTIONS IN: RNA binding; INVOLVED IN: ribosome biogenesis; LOCATED IN: nucleolus; EXPRESSED IN: 21 plant structures; EXPRESSED DURING: 13 growth stages; CONTAINS InterPro DOMAIN/s: H/ACA ribonucleoprotein complex, subunit Nhp2, eukaryote (InterPro:IPR002415), Ribosomal protein L7Ae/L8/Nhp2 family (InterPro:IPR018492), Ribosomal protein L7Ae/L30e/S12e/Gadd45 (InterPro:IPR004038), Ribosomal protein L7Ae conserved site (InterPro:IPR004037); BEST Arabidopsis thaliana protein match is: Ribosomal protein L7Ae/L30e/S12e/Gadd45 family protein (TAIR:AT5G20160.1); Has 1809 Blast hits to 1809 proteins in 413 species: Archae - 342; Bacteria - 16; Metazoa - 564; Fungi - 259; Plants - 274; Viruses - 0; Other Eukaryotes - 354 (source: NCBI BLink).), with protein sequence MTGEVVNPKAYPLADSQLSITIMDLVQQATNYKQLKKGANEATKTLNRGISEFVVMAADAEPLEILLHLPLLAEDKNVPYVFVPSKQALGRACGVTRPVIACSVTSNEASQLKSQIQHLKDAIEKLLI encoded by the exons atgacggGAGAGGTAGTGAACCCTAAGGCGTATCCGTTAGCAGATTCTCAGCTTTCGATAACAATAATGGATCTTGTTCAACAAGCTACTAACTACAAGCAGCTTAAGAAGGGAGCTAATGAAGCTACCAAAACATTGAACCGTGGAATCTCTGAGTTCGTTGTTATGGCTGCTGATGCTGAACCACttgagattcttcttcatcttcctttgCTTGCCGAAGATAAG AATGTGCCATATGTGTTTGTACCTTCGAAACAAGCATTGGGAAGAGCATGTGGAGTAACAAgacctgttattgcttgttCAGTGACATCGAATGAGGCAAGCCAGTTGAAATCGCAGATTCAGCATCTCAAGGATGCAATTGAGAAGCTCCTGATCTAA